The genomic interval GTGTCAAAATAATCCGCTTAACGCTGCCATTTTTCAGTGCATGCACAGCCATAACTACTGCCAGATACGTTTTTCCTGTGCCGGCTGGACCAATACCAAATACGAGGTCATTTGACTTAATTGCCGCGACGTATCTTTTTTGCCCCAGCGTCTGGACTCGAATGGGCTTCCCTTTCATATTTTTAGTGATTTCATCTTCAAAAAGGGTTTCAAATTGACTAATTTTCCCTTTTTTAGCCAAGTCAACCGCATAAACGATATCCCGCTCAGTTATATCTAGCCCTTTTCGCACAATTGACAATACTGTTAGCAGGATGTCTTCCACAAGTGCAATGTTTTCGTTTGTACCGGAAACACTTACCTGTTCTCCTCTGGTTACAATAGATACATTTAATAAGTGTTCAAGTTGCTTCAAATATTTATCATTCGTTCCAAATAATGCCAAAGCCTCATTAGAATTTGCAAGCTGAAGCTCGATTGTTTTCAAGTTTTCTGACATAATCAATCTCCTCGGTCAATTGGTTCCTGTTTGACAATATTTTCTTCAGCCACCATATATAAGATTAATTTCACTTTACCATTCTCTGTAGATTGTTGCAAAATATTTTCGGATTTAATTTTCGCTTCTGGGCCTAGTTTTAGTTGTAGTTCATTTTTAGCTTGTTCAATACCTATATCCACCGCCTCCTCCTTGCTTCTTTTCTCTTGTTTGTCTTTTTTCTCACTTACAATCGTTCCAACCAAATTTATTGGCAGCTTCCATTTGAAGAAATATAAGTCTTTTACATTACGATCGCTATAAACGTCTTTATAGTCAGGGTCACCAAACCCCCAAATCGGCAGTTCAAACGAATTGATTTTTAAATGGTATTTCGTTTTTTTCTCCCCGGTTAACAAACCGATACTGGTCTTTAAAGGCACGGTGACTTCTGTTTCGTACCATGTTTTAGCGATCACTTTCCCCTCAGCAGCCGTTAATTCATGTCGTTTATCATTTTCTTCCTCATCATCGTCCGTTTCCTCTTCTGCAAGCGGTAATTTACCGGCAACGAGAACATCGCCTTTTTCAACGTAGTCATTTACTTGGACTTTGGGTAATCCTTTAGAAACATACATTCGCTCGATGACACCTTTTTTGGAAGCTACCAAATTCCTGGGACCACCTACTTCCTCTTCCTCGACAATTGTTTTTTCCACGCCTTCCAGTACATAGCTTGTCCCCTTTTGATGTACACCAATCCATAACAGCTCAGGAATGTCATTCATTAATTTTTGCTGAATTTCAGTTGGTGGTTCTAGCTTGAACGTCCATGCCCCCGATGAATTCCATATTCCTCGATTTGTTCACTTATTTTTTCTTCAAGATCCTTTGGGACATTTGTTATCCTGACTTCCCAGATAATATTGGAAAGACAGAATATAAGCAGGATACTGAGCGAAAGTGCAATCAGAATTTCCTTTCTTCTAATGAACCTCCTCATTAAAAAAGGAAGGCCCTGTTTTTTCGTAAATACCAGCCTGTAGTTTGTCCCCCATTTTAACTTTCTTAATTCCGAAATATCCTGTAACTTAATATTTCCACTACAGACATTTTCTGATGTCTTTTGAATATCCCATGCAACAATACCTTGATTTGTACATCTTTGAAAGAACAATTCCGGATAGTTTCCCTCTACCCGGACTGTAACGTATCCGGCAATAAAGGAACCTTGTATATGCCTCATGTCAGCCTCCTTCAATGAATCTTTATGCAGGAATGAATTTCACTTCCTCGATGGTACCTTCCAACAATATTTCTTCAGGAAGCATCATTTTTAGTACAAACGATGAACCTGTGATCTGCACATATCCTTTATTCGTTTTTAATCTTAATTCCGTATCTGAATAAACGGCCAAACCTTGATGATTTTCAATATAAACATGGAGCTGGCCAATGATGGTGATCCTTGGAAGTTCCATCATGACGTCTGAAGGAAGTGAAAAATATTTTTTTAGCCATGGACCGATCTGTTGTTGCCATTTTTTCACTGATGTGGCCCCCTCTCACAACTATAGTTATGATTTTAACTGCCGGATAAGAACAAAAAAGAACCATTATTCAGCAGCTTTTCAGCATGCTGGATAATGGTTCTAAAAGTAACTTAGTAGAATCTGTTTAAGTGCGTGTTCAAAAAGAAGGATAAAAAAGACCGAGATGTCATTTCTACCAGACTTTCTGAACAACCTCTTAGATGTTTATTTTTTGCGCTGAGCAATAACACTTTGGTAAGGCTTTCTCGCTCTTGGCTGTCCCAGAACTTCTGACATAATGACGCCATTCGCTAAGCCGGTTCGGTTCAGATTGTTTACCATCTGTTTTTTTAACTTTTGTTGTTTAATCGTAGCATTATTACGTTTCTCCCCGGTTTGATGATTAGTGATCGCGTCATGTTCATGTTTCTGTGGCTGTTCATCATTTACCGTGCTATCTTGATCCATGCGTTCCGCCAATTGTTTGCGTTGCTCATCCTGCAATTCTTCGATAGAAGCAGTGGAAACCGTGGACTGTTCCTGCTTTTCTGCATCTTTACTCCGATCACCACTGTCAGTGTATTCCGGTACTGTTTCAGACGAATCTTGCCGCTTTGGAAGAGACGTTCCGGTTTCATCCTTATCTTTAAAAAAGCCGGCGACCGCCCCGATAATGGCAAGAATACCTAGAATAATTTCCACTATATCCCTCCTTCAGGGATTTGGCGTCTTATTTATTATCATTGTCATCTTCATTATTCTGATCCTGGGTCATGTTCCCAATCGAATCACGCATGTCTGTATCAGCATCAATGTTTTTATAATTCATATAATCCATAACCCCCATGTTTCCTGAACGCAAAGCTTCTGCCAGTGCACGAGGGACATCCGCCTCTGCTTCGACAACTTTCGCGCGCATTTCTGAAACGCGGGCTACCATTTCTTGTTCTTGTGCCACAGCCATGGCGCGTCGCTCTTCCGCTTTGGCCTGTGCAATGTTCTTGTCGGCTTCTGCTTGGTCTGTCTGCAGAATGGCACCAATGTTCTTGCCGATATCCACATCAGCAATATCAATGGACAGTATTTCAAATGCTGTTCCTGCGTCTAAGCCCCTTCCAAGGACATTGTGTGATATCGAATCAGGGTTTTCTAAAACTTTCGTATGTGCTTCAGAACTTCCGATTGTACTAACAACCCCTTCACCAACACGGGCAATTACAGTGTCTTCACCAGCACCACCGACTAGACGTTCGATATTAGCCCGCACGGTGATTCGTGCTTTTGCTTTCACCTCAATTCCATCCATCGCAATACCGGCAATAAACGGAGTCTCAATAACTTTTGGATTGACACTCATCTGAACGGCGTCAAGTACATCACGCCCGGCTAAGTCAATAGCTGCGGTACGTTCAAATGATAATTCAATATTCGCTCGCTGGGCGGCAATAAGTGCATTTACTACTCTGTCAACGTTACCTCCTGCCAAATAGTGACTTTCCAGCTGATTCGTTGTCACATCCAGCCCTGCTTTATGCGCTTTAATCAACGGATTAATGACCCTTGATGGTACAACTCGTCGCAAACGCATTCCAACAAGTGTAAATATTCCCACTTTCACGCCAGCAGCCAGTGCGCTGATCCATAGCATTACTGGTATAAATGTAAACAACACCGCCAGCGCTATCAGGATGATGACGGCTACAATGATCGGCATCAATTCCAAGCCCATACAAATTCCTCCTATTAAATATATAAGTTAAGTTATATTTCTCTTACCACTATACGCACACCTTCTACGCGTATCACTTTTACACGTTTATCTTTTTCAATAAACCCCCCCTCCGTTACAACATCCAATCGTTCCTCATTAAATACTGCCGTACCAGATGGGCGCAGCGGAGTTATTGTTTTGCCTTCAGCACCAACAAGTTCCAGCCGATTTTCTGAAGAAACATATCCCTTTTCGGTTGATGTCTGATCTTCCAATATAAAATGACGAAAAAAGCCCTTACGCATTCCCATCGTCTTAAACATTAAAACAGAAGCAATCACTGTAACTATAAAGGCGATACTGATGCTCATGACCATAAATCCTAAATCCTGCCCGGATAGTAATAATGATCCAATAATTGCCGCGGCCCCAAGAAGTCCTGCAATTCCACCCGGTAAAAAGAATTCGGCAACAATTAAACCACCACCGAGTATCAACAAAATGATTTCTTCCATTCCTGCTAATCCCGCAACGGCATGCCCGTAAAAAAACAGGACTAAAGCAGCTATCCCCATTGCACCCGGAATCCCAAATCCTGGGGAATACAATTCAACTATGAGTCCAAGACTAGCTACAGATAAGAGAATAGGGACAACAACAGGATTTGTGATAAAACGTGCGATATGTTCTGAGATGGTTAAATGTTGCTCAACAACATCCGCGTTACTTAACCCAAGTTTTTTCAGAAGGCCTTCACGATTATTCACAGTAGCACGTGAATAACCAACTTCTTTGGCACTGCTGGGTCCCAATGTGAGAAACTTTCCTTTTTCTGCAGCGTATTTAGGTAGATCAATATTTGGATCGGCCATCGCGGCGGCATATTTCGGATTTCTTCCCTTTGATTCGGCCGCGCTTTTCATAGCAGACAGCCAGGCGGATTGTGCTTTTTTATTCGCAGCGGTTCCATCCTGGTTGATCACTCCGCTTGCTCCTATGGTCGCATGTGGTTTCATGTAAATATTATCTGTATTGAGTGCGATGTAAGAGCCAGCTGATAGTGCTCTATTGACGATATATGCAGTTGTTTCTGTCTCCAGCCCCTGTAAAAGTTCGCCAATTTGTTCGGCAGCAGCTACGGCACCCCCGGGTGTATCAATTTCGAATATAATATGATCGGCACCTTTTTCTTCTGCTTCACTTGTAGTCCGCTGTAGAAATGATTTCAGCCCCATCTCCACCTCTTTTTCAATAGGTATGACATAAATTAGTTTTCCGCTTCCTTCTTCGGAATCAGCGGAAAAAACCGGTACGGCCGCAGCGAATCCCAAGACAATCACTGTCATGATACATAACATATATCGTTTCATGCGTGCACTAGCCATGAATCTCACCCTTTCACGAATCAAGCACTTCACCATAGGTTTTATATGTATAAATAGTTTCGTTTACTTTAACAAAATTAAATTAGAAGAAAAGTTGTTGTGTAATGGATGAAGTCTGTCATACCTACCCTATTATTCAAAGAGGCCCTGCCAGTTTCGGCAGGGCCTCCCATTTAAGCATTTAAATGTTTTTGAACCATTTTATTAATTCGGGCGCCATCAGCTTTGCCCTTAACTTTAGGCATGATAGCATTCATTACTGTCCCCATATCCTTTTTAGAAGACGCATTGACTTCTTGGATTGTTGACGTGACAACAGCCTCCAGCTCTTCGTCTGTTAGCTGATGCGGCATGTATGCTTCTATCACATTAATTTCTGTTTCAAGCTTACTGATGAGATCTTCGCGTTCAGCTGATTTAAAATCTTGGAGGGAATCCTTCCTTTGTTTCAATTCTCTTGAAAGAACCGTTAATTCTTCGTCTTCAGAAAGATTTTTATTACCAAGTTTAATCGTTTCATTCTGCAATGAAGCCTTTAATATACGTATAACTGCGAGTCTGTCTTTCTCTTTATTCTTCATTGCCTGCTTCATGTCCTCGTTCAGCTGTTCAACTAGCGGCATGTGCCTGCACCTTCTTTTTATCTGCGTTTTCTCGCAGCCTCTGACTTTTTCTTA from Lentibacillus cibarius carries:
- the floA gene encoding flotillin-like protein FloA (flotillin-like protein involved in membrane lipid rafts), with translation MGLELMPIIVAVIILIALAVLFTFIPVMLWISALAAGVKVGIFTLVGMRLRRVVPSRVINPLIKAHKAGLDVTTNQLESHYLAGGNVDRVVNALIAAQRANIELSFERTAAIDLAGRDVLDAVQMSVNPKVIETPFIAGIAMDGIEVKAKARITVRANIERLVGGAGEDTVIARVGEGVVSTIGSSEAHTKVLENPDSISHNVLGRGLDAGTAFEILSIDIADVDIGKNIGAILQTDQAEADKNIAQAKAEERRAMAVAQEQEMVARVSEMRAKVVEAEADVPRALAEALRSGNMGVMDYMNYKNIDADTDMRDSIGNMTQDQNNEDDNDNK
- a CDS encoding PhoH family protein; the encoded protein is MSENLKTIELQLANSNEALALFGTNDKYLKQLEHLLNVSIVTRGEQVSVSGTNENIALVEDILLTVLSIVRKGLDITERDIVYAVDLAKKGKISQFETLFEDEITKNMKGKPIRVQTLGQKRYVAAIKSNDLVFGIGPAGTGKTYLAVVMAVHALKNGSVKRIILTRPAVEAGESLGFLPGDLKEKVDPYLRPLYDALHDVLGSEHTMRLIERDIIEIAPLAYMRGRTLDDAYVILDEAQNTTPEQMKMFLTRLGFGSKMIITGDITQVDLPKGVQSGLRVANQLLASVSGIAFIHLDQTDVVRHPLVQKIIDAYEQST
- a CDS encoding GatB/YqeY domain-containing protein; this translates as MPLVEQLNEDMKQAMKNKEKDRLAVIRILKASLQNETIKLGNKNLSEDEELTVLSRELKQRKDSLQDFKSAEREDLISKLETEINVIEAYMPHQLTDEELEAVVTSTIQEVNASSKKDMGTVMNAIMPKVKGKADGARINKMVQKHLNA
- a CDS encoding NfeD family protein, coding for MASARMKRYMLCIMTVIVLGFAAAVPVFSADSEEGSGKLIYVIPIEKEVEMGLKSFLQRTTSEAEEKGADHIIFEIDTPGGAVAAAEQIGELLQGLETETTAYIVNRALSAGSYIALNTDNIYMKPHATIGASGVINQDGTAANKKAQSAWLSAMKSAAESKGRNPKYAAAMADPNIDLPKYAAEKGKFLTLGPSSAKEVGYSRATVNNREGLLKKLGLSNADVVEQHLTISEHIARFITNPVVVPILLSVASLGLIVELYSPGFGIPGAMGIAALVLFFYGHAVAGLAGMEEIILLILGGGLIVAEFFLPGGIAGLLGAAAIIGSLLLSGQDLGFMVMSISIAFIVTVIASVLMFKTMGMRKGFFRHFILEDQTSTEKGYVSSENRLELVGAEGKTITPLRPSGTAVFNEERLDVVTEGGFIEKDKRVKVIRVEGVRIVVREI
- the yqfC gene encoding sporulation protein YqfC, whose amino-acid sequence is MKKWQQQIGPWLKKYFSLPSDVMMELPRITIIGQLHVYIENHQGLAVYSDTELRLKTNKGYVQITGSSFVLKMMLPEEILLEGTIEEVKFIPA